In Humulus lupulus chromosome 7, drHumLupu1.1, whole genome shotgun sequence, the following are encoded in one genomic region:
- the LOC133791692 gene encoding uncharacterized protein LOC133791692, with amino-acid sequence MLCIDKKSKDTEKARLDLQRMNIRKELHLKKQGDKWLKPQACYTLPLVERRNFCKWLASVKFPDGYAANISRNVNISEGKITGLKSHDCHVLLQRLLPVGLRPYVKKDVLLAISELSLFFRKLCAKTLHVEDLDSLEQGIVKCVCKLESIFPPAFFDVMIHLAVHLPSEAKLGGPVHTRWMYPVERFLGFLKKLAKNNARPEGSIAEGYVANEALTFCSMYLHGIETRFNRPERNWDLNEVRNTSTLSVFYQPTRLFGRKELLELQPMEYNKAHCEHRQLLQSKGIVDIIQAQELEFPSWFKEKIVAKYKSSPREISDSMFALANMPDRRIFSYNGCIVNGVRYHTEIWDIGRITQNYGVWVEGEHGGNTCDFYGVITQILEVLYILDHKVKMEGGDKVNHRHLWDIPEIILESVGAQDENSNTCTEAYQEERSNDIEITFDDTNVEIPLHHENAEMIEINSSHINLEINNSDQILNEANVMESDDDDVGDYETDVEDIDEELQHGECSNTDETDESS; translated from the exons ATGTTATGCATAGACAAGAAGTCAAAAGATACTGAAAAAGCACGACTTGACTTACAAAGGATGAACATACGCAAAGAATTGCACTTAAAGAAACAAGGAGATAAATGGTTAAAACCACAAGCATGTTACACGTTACCATTAGTTGAGCGAAGAAACTTCTGCAAATGGTTAGCATCAGTCAAATTTCCAGATGGGTATGCTGCAAATATTTCAAGGAATGTCAACATAAGTGAAGGCAAGATTACTGGCTTAAAAAGTCATGATTGCCATGTTTTGTTGCAAAGACTATTGCCAGTTGGGTTGCGACCATATGTGAAAAAAGATGTGCTACTTGCCATTTCTGAGCTCTCATTATTTTTTCGAAAGTTGTGTGCAAAAACATTACATGTTGAAGACTTGGATTCACTAGAACAAGGAATCGTAAAATGCGTATGTAAGCTTGAATCCATTTTTCCCCCAGCATTTTTTGATGTCATGATCCACTTAGCAGTTCACTTACCTTCCGAGGCAAAGTTGGGTGGTCCTGTACATACACGTTGGATGTATCCAGTTGAAag GTTCTTAGGTTTTTTGAAAAAATTAGCCAAGAATAATGCACGACCAGAAGGTTCAATTGCTGAAGGATATGTTGCTAATGAGGCTTTAacattttgttcaatgtatcTTCATGGGATTGAAACACGATTTAATCGTCCAGAACGTAATTGGGATCTCAATGAAGTACGAAATACATCAACATTATCGGTTTTTTATCAACCTACGAGACTATTTGGTAGAAAAGAATTACTCGAGTTACAACCTATGGAGTATAACAAGGCGCATTG TGAGCACAGGCAATTATTACAATCTAAAGGCATAGTAGACATCATTCAAGCTCAAGAATTAGAGTTTCCATCTTGGTTCAAAGAAAAA ATAGTTGCAAAATATAAATCATCTCCTCGTGAAATTAGTGATTCAATGTTTGCTCTTGCAAATATGCCAGATCGAAGAATCTTCTCATATAATGGATGTATAGTTAATGGTGTGCGGTATCACACAGAAATTTGGGACATTGGACGAATCACTCAAAATTATGGTGTTTGGGTTGAGGGTGAACATGGTGGCAATACATGTGATTTTTATGGTGTCATAACACAAATTTTAGAAGTATTGTACATATTAGACCACAAAGTG AAAATGGAGGGTGGTGATAAGGTAAATCATCGCCACTTATGGGATATTCCAGAAATAATACTTGAAAGTGTAGGTGCACAAGACGAGAATTCTAATACTTGTACTGAAGCTTACCAAGAAGAGAGATCAAATGATATTGAAATAACATTTGATGATACAAATGTTGAAATTCCTCTTCACCATGAAAACGCGGAGATGATAGAGATTAACTCATCACATATTAATCTCGAAATAAATAATAGTGATCAAATTTTGAATGAAGCTAATGTCATGGAAAGTGACGACGATGATGTAGGGGATTATGAGACTGATGTAGAGGATATCGATGAGGAATTACAACATGGCGAATGTTCAAATACAGATGAAACTGATGAAAGCTCATAA
- the LOC133791693 gene encoding uncharacterized protein LOC133791693, with protein sequence MDKNWIWSNDKLSMEYTNGVSNFITLARGHLNDENKTRCPCTQCVNFYYYELETVERHLWVNGFSKSYTNWVFHGEDKTSSSFNVDELESDINEDSVDSEDDDDMIEAIQDVAGGINFETFQDEEIVEEESHYEPTKFKELFEEAKKELYPGCSKFSSLTFLVKMMHIKVLNKLSNKAFDMILNIFREVLPNDHKIPSSHYEAKRMLCKLGLGYETIHVCENDCTLFWKEHKDATECPICGFSRYKLKGKRRKNVPVKKMHYFPITPCLQRLFISRHTSEEMRWHKEKRLNTEGVLRHPADGEAWKDFDKQYPEFAIDPRNVRLGLATDGFNPFGNMSTSYSIWPVVLVPYNMPPWKCMKENNFIMALLIPGPKSPGKDIDVYLRPLIDELKELWEKGVKTYDLSSKKEFMMRAAILWTINDFPAYGTISGWSTKGYKACPVYNVDASSFPILGKISYMGHRRFLPLDHPWRKDKRYDGKIENRPPPKLLLEDDILKQLDTVDEFIPGKIPKEDSGKLS encoded by the coding sequence ATGGATAAAAATTGGATATGGTCCAATGATAAATTGTCCATGGAATACACCAATGGGGTTAGTAATTTCATTACACTTGCACGTGGTCACTTGAATGACGAGAATAAAACTCGTTGTCCATGCACCCAATGTGTGAACTTCTATTATTATGAATTAGAAACGGTAGAACGACACCTATGGGTCAATGGATTTTCTAAGTCGTATACAAATTGGGTATTCCACGGTGAGGACAAGACTAGTTCTAGCTTCAATGTTGATGAATTAGAGTCTGACATAAATGAAGATAGCGTAGATTCTGAGGATGATGACGACATGATAGAGGCAATTCAAGATGTTGCTGGTGGAATAAATTTTGAAACTTTTCAAGATGAAGAAATTGTAGAGGAAGAATCTCATTATGAACCGACAAAATTTAAAGAACTATTTGAAGAAGCAAAGAAAGAGTTATATCCTGGGTGTTCGAAGTTTTCTTCTCTAACATTTTTGGTAAAAATGATGCATATCAAGGTGCTAAATAAATTAAGTAACAAAGCTTTTGACATGATACTTAATATATTTCGTGAAGTTCTTCCAAATGACCATAAAATACCAAGTTCTCATTACGAAGCTAAACGAATGTTATGCAAACTTGGATTAGGCTATGAGACAATTCATGTATGTGAAAATGATTGCACTctattttggaaagaacataaggATGCTACTGAATGCCCTATTTGTGGATTTTCAAGATACAAACTCAAGGGGAAAAGGAGAAAAAATGTACCAGTAAAAAAAATGCATTACTTTCCAATTACTCCATGTCTACAAAGACTCTTTATTTCACGGCATACTTCAGAAGAAATGAGGTGGCACAAAGAAAAACGTCTAAATACTGAAGGTGTCCTTAGACATCCTGCAGATGGAGAAGCTTGGAAAGATTTTGACAAACAATATCCAGAGTTTGCAATAGACCCAAGAAATGTCAGATTGGGGCTTGCAACCGACGGATTCAATCCATTTGGAAATATGAGTACTAGCTATAGTATATGGCCTGTTGTGTTAGTACCATACAACATGCCACCATGGAAATGTATGaaagaaaataattttataatgGCATTATTAATTCCTGGTCCCAAATCCCCAGGAAAGGACATCGATGTTTACTTACGACCCCTAATTGATGAGCTAAAAGAATTATGGGAAAAAGGTGTAAAAACATACGATTTATCGAGTAAAAAAGAATTTATGATGCGTGCTGCAATATTATGGACGATAAATGACTTTCCAGCTTATGGTACAAtatctgggtggagcacaaaaggctACAAGGCATGTCCTGTTTATAATGTGGATGCTTCTTCGTTTCCGATATTAGGTAAGATTAGTTATATGGGGCATCGTCGTTTCTTGCCTTTGGATCATCCATGGCGCAAAGATAAACGCTATGATGGTAAAATTGAGAATCGTCCTCCTCCTAAATTATTATTAGAAGATGATATCTTAAAACAGTTGGATACTGTTGATGAATTTATACCAGGAAAAATACCAAAAGAAGATAGTGGAAAATTATCTTAA